CGGACGGGAGCGAATCGACTCCTTTCGAAAACCACTCGACCAGTGCAGCGACCTGGAGCTCTGGCAAGGTGAACTCGATCTTGAGCTGACGCAGCTTGATGATCTCACGCGGCAAATGGACTTCGTCGAAAAGAAGCTCGAAACCTACGCCAAGAAGAACCCTCACGTTCAACGCGTGATGACGATCCCCGGCGTGGGTCGCAAGACCGCCGAGGCGCTCGTCGCGTCGATCGACGATCCGCATCGATTCAAATCGGCACGACATTTATCGAGCTATCTCGGCATGACTCCGAAACAGTACCAGTCCGGTGAGACTGATCGTAGTGGCCGGATTAGCAAGCGGGGGCCAAGGATGCTCCGTAGCTTGCTGTTGGAATGTGCCTGGGCTAGCACTCGGTATAACGCGTGGAGCAAGCTAACCTTTGCAAGGATCCACGGCGGCAGCCGCACTCGAAGAAAGAAGGCCGGCATCGCGCTGGCACGCAAGCTCGCCGTGATCGCCTGGGCGATGATGCGAGACGAAACCGACTGGGACTCCAGCAAACTGTTACCGGAAGTTCCACCGGAGGATGTCAAACTAAAAGTAAAACGACCGCAGGTTCGTCCTGCCGGAGAACTGCACAGCGGCCAGCCAGTGAGGCCTTCCGTGAAAGCCTCCCGGTCAAGAAAA
The sequence above is a segment of the Rubripirellula amarantea genome. Coding sequences within it:
- a CDS encoding IS110 family RNA-guided transposase, whose amino-acid sequence is MMILSMDLGKFNTVCCLYDTQKREYRFETVATKRSHVDHLLQSHRADLVVMEACGPSGWISDTCRARGMKTIVCSTNDEAWCWKNTKRKTDRDDALKLAKMAMMDALTPVHVPAPEIRQQRMLVKYRKKLDGRINRIKNAIRALFVGQGIEIDTGKRAWCLGRERIDSFRKPLDQCSDLELWQGELDLELTQLDDLTRQMDFVEKKLETYAKKNPHVQRVMTIPGVGRKTAEALVASIDDPHRFKSARHLSSYLGMTPKQYQSGETDRSGRISKRGPRMLRSLLLECAWASTRYNAWSKLTFARIHGGSRTRRKKAGIALARKLAVIAWAMMRDETDWDSSKLLPEVPPEDVKLKVKRPQVRPAGELHSGQPVRPSVKASRSRKRRGTTNRHRVKT